The following are encoded together in the Bernardetia sp. genome:
- a CDS encoding LVIVD repeat-containing protein: MFSFAISSCVYEDDCSYTYISYEPIFMSYDDFRNTPVELQEPRPLKEVGKIYFYNKYVFVNEVNKGIHIINNSNPAAPVQIGFLNILGNVDMAISGNILYADSYTDLLVIDLAVVTNPKVVQRINNTFDKQVFGNNGYADPNYGVIVDWLEKEVVVSNDCSGGDILYHDGDNFAPNQGAGNPTVGVAGSLARFAISQNHLYTLNGDNLKSYSITNPISPQEKNEVELGWGIETLFPYQNNLFIGSQRGMHIYNLDAPSQPQFVSTYEHITSCDPVVVSETTAYVTLRNGTNCRNGVNELHLIDISDLENPSLINTQPMTNPYGLGVDSKYTNKTLFVCDGDAGLKVLNVTNPLELEQIAEDNSINGYDVIAHNDILMMIGKDGLYQYNYQDPQNLELLSIIPTEK, from the coding sequence TTGTTTTCATTTGCTATTTCTAGCTGTGTATATGAAGATGATTGTAGCTATACTTATATTTCTTATGAGCCTATTTTTATGAGTTACGATGATTTTCGTAATACTCCTGTTGAACTTCAAGAACCTCGTCCATTGAAAGAAGTGGGCAAAATTTACTTTTATAACAAATATGTGTTTGTCAATGAAGTCAATAAAGGGATTCATATTATCAACAATTCTAATCCTGCTGCTCCTGTTCAAATTGGTTTTCTAAATATTCTTGGTAATGTAGATATGGCTATCTCTGGAAATATCTTATATGCTGATAGTTATACAGATTTATTAGTCATTGACCTAGCAGTTGTTACAAACCCAAAAGTAGTACAGCGTATCAACAATACTTTCGACAAGCAGGTTTTTGGAAATAATGGTTATGCAGACCCAAATTATGGTGTTATAGTAGATTGGTTAGAAAAAGAAGTAGTTGTGTCAAACGATTGTAGTGGAGGCGATATTCTTTATCATGACGGAGATAACTTTGCTCCAAATCAAGGAGCTGGCAATCCGACAGTAGGTGTTGCAGGTTCATTAGCTCGTTTTGCTATTAGTCAAAATCACCTTTATACACTCAATGGAGACAATCTAAAATCTTATTCTATCACAAATCCTATTTCTCCACAAGAAAAAAATGAAGTAGAACTTGGTTGGGGAATAGAAACACTCTTTCCCTATCAGAACAATTTATTTATTGGTTCGCAGAGAGGAATGCACATCTACAATTTAGATGCTCCTAGCCAGCCACAGTTCGTTTCTACTTATGAACATATTACAAGCTGCGACCCTGTGGTAGTTTCTGAAACTACAGCTTATGTAACACTACGCAATGGCACAAATTGCAGAAATGGTGTAAACGAACTACATCTGATTGATATTTCTGATTTAGAAAACCCTTCACTCATCAATACGCAACCCATGACAAATCCTTATGGGTTAGGAGTAGATTCAAAATACACTAATAAGACGCTTTTTGTCTGTGATGGAGATGCAGGGTTGAAGGTACTCAACGTTACAAATCCATTGGAGTTAGAGCAAATTGCAGAAGATAATTCCATCAATGGATACGATGTAATTGCTCATAATGACATTTTGATGATGATAGGAAAAGATGGACTCTATCAGTATAATTATCAAGACCCACAAAATTTAGAGCTTTTGAGTATTATCCCAACAGAGAAATAA